A window of Armatimonadota bacterium contains these coding sequences:
- a CDS encoding NADH-dependent [FeFe] hydrogenase, group A6 produces MDMIKVTVDNIKVEVPKGSTALDAARAAGIYIPTLCHMDGHKALGACRVCLVEIEGGRALQASCAFPVADGMVVHTNTKRVHDARRTVVELMLSAHRQECLTCVRSLNCELQALAKRLGIQENRFAGEMPPVLVDTSSPSIVRDSSKCILCRRCVTVCNEVQSVGQLFPVDRGFETIIAPAAKKNLGDVACVACGQCISICPVGALREKSHKEQVWDAINDPDKYVVVQTAPAVRAAIGEEFGMPAGSLVTKKMVAGLRRLGFDKVFDTDFTADLTILEEGNELLQRLKTGGTLPMITSCSPGWINFIEHFYPELLPHLSSCKSPQQMFGALAKTYYADKIGVKPENMYCVSIMPCTAKKLEAGREEMCSVEGIPDVDAVLTTREAAQMMREMGVDFPNLPDEAFDEPLGISTGAAVIFGATGGVMEAALRTVYEVVTGETLKDVNLTAVRGLEGVKEATVPLVCAEGKGTLDVKVAVASGLSNARKLMDLIMEGKADYHFIEIMCCPGGCIGGGGQPIPTTDEIRQKRIEAIYREDEGLPVRKSHENPAVMALYKEFLGEPLGHKSHQLLHTKYTPRSIWPTDVLVDDVEKVKA; encoded by the coding sequence ATGGATATGATCAAAGTAACCGTTGATAACATAAAAGTAGAAGTCCCCAAGGGCAGCACGGCGCTCGACGCCGCGCGCGCAGCAGGGATATATATTCCGACACTCTGCCATATGGATGGCCATAAGGCTCTTGGCGCGTGCCGGGTGTGCCTGGTCGAGATCGAGGGTGGACGCGCTTTGCAGGCAAGCTGTGCATTTCCCGTGGCAGACGGCATGGTCGTGCATACCAATACAAAGCGCGTGCATGACGCCCGCAGGACAGTGGTCGAACTGATGCTTTCGGCGCACAGACAGGAGTGCCTGACTTGTGTCCGCAGCCTCAACTGCGAGCTTCAGGCTCTTGCCAAGCGCCTCGGGATACAGGAAAACCGCTTTGCAGGGGAGATGCCGCCTGTGCTGGTAGATACCAGTTCGCCGAGCATTGTCCGCGATTCAAGCAAGTGCATTCTCTGCCGCAGGTGTGTGACTGTGTGCAATGAAGTGCAGAGTGTCGGCCAGCTCTTCCCGGTCGACCGGGGTTTTGAGACCATAATCGCTCCCGCAGCCAAGAAGAACCTGGGCGATGTGGCGTGCGTGGCCTGTGGGCAGTGTATCAGCATATGTCCGGTCGGCGCACTTCGCGAGAAGAGTCACAAGGAACAAGTCTGGGATGCAATTAACGATCCCGATAAGTATGTGGTTGTGCAGACCGCACCCGCCGTTCGTGCCGCGATAGGCGAGGAGTTCGGAATGCCCGCCGGAAGCCTGGTGACCAAGAAGATGGTCGCGGGACTGCGACGGCTCGGCTTCGACAAGGTCTTCGATACTGACTTCACCGCAGACCTTACGATACTCGAAGAGGGCAACGAACTGCTCCAGCGCCTCAAAACAGGCGGCACGCTCCCGATGATCACATCCTGCTCACCGGGCTGGATCAACTTCATTGAGCACTTCTATCCTGAGCTTTTGCCGCATCTGAGCAGTTGCAAGAGCCCGCAGCAGATGTTCGGCGCTTTGGCCAAGACATATTATGCCGACAAGATCGGCGTCAAACCCGAGAACATGTATTGCGTCTCGATTATGCCCTGCACTGCCAAAAAGCTGGAGGCGGGGCGTGAGGAGATGTGCAGCGTGGAGGGTATTCCCGATGTGGATGCGGTCCTCACGACCCGAGAAGCCGCCCAGATGATGCGCGAGATGGGTGTGGACTTCCCTAACCTGCCTGACGAAGCATTCGATGAGCCTCTTGGTATCTCCACGGGCGCGGCAGTCATCTTTGGAGCGACAGGCGGCGTTATGGAAGCTGCTCTGCGCACGGTCTACGAAGTGGTCACAGGCGAAACCCTTAAGGACGTAAACCTTACGGCTGTTCGAGGACTCGAAGGAGTAAAGGAAGCCACGGTCCCGCTTGTATGTGCAGAGGGTAAAGGCACACTCGATGTAAAGGTTGCTGTAGCCAGCGGACTATCCAATGCCCGCAAACTGATGGACCTGATCATGGAGGGCAAAGCGGACTATCACTTCATAGAGATCATGTGCTGCCCCGGCGGGTGTATCGGTGGAGGCGGCCAGCCTATCCCGACAACCGATGAGATCAGGCAGAAGCGAATCGAGGCTATATATCGCGAGGACGAGGGCCTGCCCGTGCGCAAGAGTCACGAGAACCCAGCCGTCATGGCGCTATACAAAGAGTTCCTGGGTGAACCTTTAGGTCATAAGTCACACCAACTGCTTCATACGAAGTACACGCCACGCTCTATCTGGCCGACGGATGTGCTTGTGGATGACGTTGAAAAGGTCAAGGCATAG
- the nuoF gene encoding NADH-quinone oxidoreductase subunit NuoF → MADKLFRTHVLVCAGAGCVSCGCQEVAEAMRREIESHGLADEVKLVMTGCMGSCNLGPVAAILPDGTFYEKLTPEGAKRIVEEHLLKGRPVEDFMHKEGDGEAVSPMMKDVPFFKRQLKIVLRNCGIIDPGNIEEYIARNGYSALAKVLGEMTPEQVVAEVKKSGLRGRGGGGFPTGLKWEFTAKATGDQKYVLCNADEGDPGAFMDRSVLEGDPHSVIEAMTIAGYAVGSNQGYVYVRAEYPLAIERLQTAINQAREWGFLSKNIMGTGFGFDLDIRIGAGAFVCGEETALMASIEGKRGEPRPRPPFPAISGLWECPTLLNNVESYANITWIIQNGADAFSAIGTEGSKGTKVFALAGAINNSGLVEVPMGTTLGDIIFDIGGGVRNGKKFKAAQAGGPSGGCIPKEHLNVSMDYDSLKELGAMMGSGGLIIMDENTCMVDLARYFLDFIKDESCGKCTPCRIGTKRMLEILNRICHGLGQEGDIELLIDLGTQIRDSALCGLGQTAPNPVLSTIRYFRHEYEAHIKDKRCPACVCNSLFDAPCSHTCPAGTHVPQYVALVGARRFTDALRLIRDKNPFTSVCGRVCNAPCEDKCRRAQIDEPLSIRALKRFAADSAENGNLPLPSKRLSRVAGKKIAVIGGGPAGLTAAYHLARMGHLPTVFEADPVAGGMLASCIPPYRLPREVLAGEIDMIKQLGVEIKLNTRVGKDIPFEKIKKDYAAVFIAVGADKGWTLGIPGEDLSGIYDSITFLNDVNLGRDTIKVGERVAVVGGGNAAIDAARTAHRLGAKKVTIVYRRLRDDMPAAEEEIHEAEVEGIEIKYLSLPVEAVGEGGKVKTLKCQMLELADFDKSGRRAPKPIDGAIFDLPVDTVITAISQEPDVKFAGEDLKTRRGGTVQIEESTMKTNLDGVFAGGDVVKGPWTVIGAIGDGIKAAISIDRYLGGYGELASDAEDIEIPKAPEDVDDIVETPRVCCNMLAVEKRVGMTEVDLGFTREQALREAARCLRCDAGT, encoded by the coding sequence ATGGCTGATAAGCTTTTTAGGACTCATGTGCTGGTCTGTGCGGGCGCGGGATGTGTTTCCTGCGGTTGCCAAGAGGTAGCCGAGGCTATGCGCCGCGAGATCGAGAGCCACGGCCTTGCAGATGAAGTCAAGCTCGTTATGACCGGCTGTATGGGATCATGCAACCTTGGTCCGGTCGCAGCAATTTTACCCGACGGCACTTTTTATGAAAAACTTACTCCCGAGGGCGCCAAACGAATAGTTGAAGAGCATCTGCTCAAAGGCCGTCCTGTCGAAGATTTTATGCACAAAGAGGGCGATGGCGAAGCCGTTTCGCCAATGATGAAGGATGTGCCCTTCTTTAAGAGACAGCTCAAGATCGTTCTGCGCAACTGTGGCATTATCGACCCAGGTAACATCGAGGAATACATCGCCCGCAACGGCTATTCGGCTCTCGCGAAGGTCCTCGGTGAGATGACTCCCGAGCAGGTTGTCGCCGAAGTAAAAAAGTCCGGTCTGCGCGGACGCGGCGGCGGCGGCTTCCCGACCGGCCTCAAGTGGGAGTTTACCGCCAAGGCAACCGGCGATCAGAAATATGTGCTGTGTAATGCCGATGAGGGCGACCCAGGCGCATTTATGGACCGCAGCGTCCTGGAGGGTGACCCGCACTCGGTCATTGAGGCGATGACCATTGCCGGTTATGCGGTCGGCTCAAACCAGGGTTATGTTTACGTTCGAGCCGAGTATCCTCTGGCTATCGAGAGGCTTCAGACAGCAATCAATCAGGCTCGTGAGTGGGGGTTCCTTTCAAAGAATATCATGGGTACCGGTTTCGGATTCGACCTGGATATCAGAATCGGCGCGGGGGCGTTCGTCTGCGGTGAGGAGACAGCCCTTATGGCCAGTATCGAGGGCAAGCGCGGTGAACCAAGACCCCGGCCACCATTCCCTGCGATATCCGGTCTCTGGGAGTGCCCGACGCTCCTTAATAACGTAGAGAGCTACGCCAACATCACCTGGATTATCCAGAATGGAGCTGACGCCTTCTCCGCAATTGGCACAGAGGGCAGCAAGGGAACTAAAGTATTCGCGCTGGCAGGCGCTATTAATAACTCAGGCCTTGTCGAGGTTCCGATGGGGACCACCTTAGGCGATATCATCTTTGATATCGGCGGCGGCGTGCGCAACGGCAAGAAGTTCAAAGCCGCGCAGGCGGGCGGACCTTCGGGCGGGTGTATTCCTAAAGAGCATCTTAATGTTTCGATGGATTACGATTCGCTCAAAGAACTCGGCGCGATGATGGGGTCGGGCGGCCTTATCATCATGGACGAGAACACCTGCATGGTAGACCTCGCCCGCTATTTTCTCGATTTTATCAAGGACGAGAGCTGCGGCAAATGCACGCCATGCCGAATCGGGACCAAGCGAATGCTTGAAATCTTGAACCGCATCTGCCATGGTCTCGGCCAGGAGGGCGACATCGAACTGCTGATAGACCTTGGCACACAGATCAGAGACTCCGCTCTCTGCGGCCTTGGTCAGACAGCTCCGAACCCGGTCCTCTCGACCATTCGTTATTTCCGCCACGAGTATGAGGCCCACATCAAAGACAAGCGCTGCCCAGCGTGTGTATGCAACTCGCTCTTTGATGCGCCGTGCTCGCATACATGCCCGGCAGGCACACATGTCCCGCAGTATGTCGCATTAGTTGGCGCTCGCAGGTTCACAGATGCTTTACGTCTGATTCGAGACAAGAACCCATTTACGTCAGTCTGTGGGCGTGTATGCAACGCGCCGTGTGAGGACAAGTGCAGGCGCGCTCAGATAGACGAGCCTCTCTCGATTCGAGCGCTCAAGCGGTTTGCAGCCGACTCTGCTGAAAACGGCAATCTGCCTCTTCCATCGAAGAGATTATCCAGGGTTGCCGGTAAGAAAATCGCTGTCATCGGCGGCGGACCGGCGGGTCTGACGGCAGCTTACCACCTCGCACGAATGGGTCATCTACCGACAGTTTTTGAGGCTGACCCGGTTGCAGGCGGCATGCTTGCAAGCTGCATCCCGCCATATCGGCTTCCGCGTGAAGTCCTTGCGGGCGAAATCGATATGATCAAGCAACTTGGCGTGGAGATTAAGCTCAACACTCGAGTAGGCAAGGACATACCGTTCGAGAAGATCAAGAAGGATTACGCTGCCGTCTTTATAGCAGTCGGAGCCGACAAGGGTTGGACACTCGGCATTCCCGGTGAGGACCTGAGCGGCATCTATGACTCGATTACATTCCTCAATGATGTTAACCTGGGCAGGGACACCATAAAGGTCGGCGAGAGGGTCGCGGTGGTCGGCGGTGGAAACGCCGCTATTGATGCTGCGCGCACTGCCCACCGTCTTGGAGCAAAGAAGGTGACGATTGTCTACCGCAGGCTCCGTGACGACATGCCTGCTGCAGAGGAAGAGATTCACGAAGCTGAGGTGGAGGGTATCGAGATCAAGTATCTATCGCTGCCTGTAGAGGCTGTCGGAGAGGGCGGCAAGGTCAAGACTCTCAAGTGCCAGATGCTGGAGCTTGCGGATTTCGATAAGTCCGGTCGCCGCGCTCCCAAGCCTATCGATGGAGCAATATTCGATCTTCCGGTCGATACGGTCATCACCGCAATCAGCCAGGAGCCTGACGTCAAATTCGCAGGCGAAGACCTCAAGACACGTAGGGGCGGCACTGTCCAGATCGAAGAGTCCACAATGAAGACAAACCTCGACGGCGTGTTTGCCGGCGGTGATGTTGTGAAGGGTCCATGGACGGTTATCGGCGCTATCGGTGATGGCATCAAAGCCGCAATCTCCATCGACCGCTATCTCGGCGGTTACGGCGAGCTTGCGTCGGATGCCGAGGATATCGAGATTCCGAAAGCTCCCGAGGACGTGGACGATATAGTCGAGACCCCGCGCGTGTGCTGCAACATGCTCGCAGTCGAAAAGCGTGTGGGCATGACCGAGGTCGATCTCGGATTTACTAGAGAACAGGCGCTTCGCGAAGCCGCCAGATGTTTGAGGTGCGACGCAGGAACGTAG
- a CDS encoding NAD(P)H-dependent oxidoreductase subunit E: protein MKLSTHTCECEAKAKAAQEEEARLYEELDKIIAKHKEVKGPLIQTLHAAQELFGWLPEKAQAKIAKGLDVPLSEVHGVLSFYSFFTTVPRGKHTIRVCLGTACYVRGGKQVLEKFEHELGIGVNNTTEDREFSLEVNRCVGACGLAPVVTVGPDIYRRVKVDKIPEIIKKYRGS from the coding sequence GTGAAGTTGTCTACTCATACTTGTGAATGTGAAGCCAAGGCCAAAGCCGCCCAAGAGGAAGAGGCCAGGCTTTACGAAGAACTGGATAAGATCATAGCCAAACACAAAGAGGTGAAGGGTCCGCTGATCCAGACCCTGCACGCTGCCCAGGAGCTCTTTGGATGGCTGCCGGAGAAGGCCCAGGCAAAGATCGCGAAGGGCCTGGATGTGCCTTTGAGCGAGGTGCACGGTGTGCTCAGTTTCTATTCATTCTTTACGACAGTTCCGCGCGGCAAGCACACAATCCGTGTGTGCCTGGGCACGGCATGCTATGTCCGCGGCGGAAAGCAAGTCCTCGAGAAGTTTGAGCACGAACTCGGCATAGGGGTCAACAATACCACCGAGGACAGGGAGTTCTCCCTCGAAGTGAACCGATGCGTAGGGGCTTGCGGCCTCGCGCCGGTTGTTACCGTAGGCCCGGATATCTACCGCCGCGTCAAGGTGGACAAGATTCCGGAGATCATTAAGAAGTACAGGGGGAGCTAG
- a CDS encoding (2Fe-2S) ferredoxin domain-containing protein has protein sequence MKTLEDLKKVREKALEQMKLREGKFSAKVVVAMGTCGIAAGAREVMTAILDELDKRGISDVSVTQTGCKGLCEQEPTVDVIKDGKSVTYGYIDSEKAKQIVAQHLVNGSIIGDWVVTSS, from the coding sequence ATGAAAACACTCGAAGATCTCAAGAAAGTGCGTGAGAAGGCTCTTGAGCAGATGAAACTGCGCGAGGGCAAGTTTTCGGCAAAGGTAGTTGTTGCAATGGGCACATGCGGAATAGCCGCCGGTGCGCGCGAAGTGATGACCGCCATTCTCGATGAGCTCGATAAACGCGGTATATCCGATGTCTCGGTCACCCAGACCGGCTGTAAGGGCCTTTGTGAGCAGGAGCCGACTGTTGATGTGATCAAAGACGGCAAATCCGTGACCTACGGCTACATCGATTCCGAAAAGGCCAAGCAGATTGTAGCCCAGCATCTGGTCAACGGCAGCATCATCGGTGACTGGGTCGTGACCAGCAGTTAA
- a CDS encoding ATP-binding protein, with translation MRELSMHILDLAQNSIAAGATRLYIEVLADTKADKLTISLKDNGRGMDADFVARVRDPFTTTRTTRRVGLGIPMFEEAATACDGSLSIDSVPGVGTKIEATFKLSHIDRAPLGDIASTIVSIVAVNPDLHLKYAQSMNDKVFVLDTQEIKSRLDGVPINEGPVLRWISQYVKENVAGYEL, from the coding sequence ATGCGTGAGCTTTCCATGCACATACTCGACCTGGCTCAAAACTCGATTGCAGCGGGCGCGACCAGGCTCTATATAGAAGTTTTGGCTGACACAAAGGCTGATAAACTCACTATCTCGCTCAAGGACAACGGCAGGGGGATGGACGCAGATTTTGTCGCGAGGGTGCGCGACCCGTTCACTACTACCCGCACAACGCGCAGGGTGGGGCTGGGTATCCCGATGTTTGAGGAAGCGGCGACCGCTTGCGACGGCAGTCTATCGATAGACTCTGTTCCGGGCGTAGGCACCAAGATAGAGGCGACATTTAAGCTCAGTCACATAGACCGCGCGCCATTAGGAGATATCGCATCGACTATAGTGAGCATAGTCGCAGTTAATCCTGATCTTCATCTGAAATACGCACAGAGTATGAATGACAAAGTTTTTGTTCTCGATACGCAGGAGATCAAATCTCGACTGGACGGTGTGCCGATAAACGAAGGCCCGGTGCTCAGATGGATATCGCAGTATGTGAAAGAGAATGTTGCGGGTTATGAGTTATGA
- a CDS encoding PHP domain-containing protein, with product MRSAQHTTHNSKHITAYQADLHIHTLLSPCGELEMIPPLIIEAAKTARLDIIGIADHNSCENTKAVIDAAAGSGIRVLPGLEVQSVEGVHLLCLFDQVSQAEAMQESVYGSLVSMTGTYKHTQEQFVVDSEGEFIRYCDRHIALPTTMDIDEVYERVRDIGGIMIPSHIDRQSTGMIDVLAMIPDSPDFDAFEISVNMAPDQARCAFPSVGDKPIIQNSDSHWLAAIGQRRTIFHLEHRNVGEIKMACRSEFGRRVENA from the coding sequence GTGCGCAGTGCCCAACACACAACTCATAACTCAAAACACATAACGGCATATCAGGCCGATCTGCATATACACACTCTGCTCTCGCCGTGCGGTGAGCTGGAGATGATACCGCCGCTTATTATAGAGGCGGCCAAGACGGCCAGACTGGACATAATCGGCATTGCAGATCACAACTCTTGTGAAAACACCAAGGCAGTGATTGATGCAGCCGCAGGAAGTGGAATACGGGTCCTGCCTGGTCTGGAAGTGCAGTCTGTTGAGGGTGTTCACTTGCTCTGTCTGTTTGACCAAGTGTCGCAGGCAGAGGCGATGCAGGAGTCGGTATACGGGAGCCTGGTGAGCATGACCGGCACATACAAGCATACGCAGGAGCAGTTTGTGGTCGATTCGGAGGGCGAGTTTATCAGGTATTGCGACAGGCATATCGCTCTGCCGACCACGATGGACATAGACGAGGTTTATGAGCGTGTGAGAGATATTGGCGGGATAATGATCCCATCGCACATTGACAGGCAATCAACCGGTATGATCGATGTCCTTGCGATGATCCCTGATTCGCCGGATTTCGATGCGTTTGAGATCAGCGTAAACATGGCACCGGATCAGGCGCGATGCGCTTTTCCCAGTGTAGGTGACAAGCCGATCATTCAAAACTCTGATTCGCACTGGCTCGCCGCGATAGGCCAGCGTCGGACGATTTTTCATTTGGAGCATCGGAACGTGGGCGAGATAAAGATGGCGTGCAGGAGTGAGTTCGGCAGGAGAGTGGAGAATGCGTGA
- a CDS encoding serine kinase — protein MLLANIAQKLNLTPINEIDADIEVTSGYASDLLSDVLAKARNGAIWVTNQKHINIIGVAVMLNLAGVVIAGGIDPEPNTVTKAKVENVALYTTDMSLYELVGKLNEMGIRSC, from the coding sequence ATGCTATTGGCGAACATAGCGCAAAAGCTGAACCTGACACCAATAAATGAAATCGATGCGGATATTGAGGTGACCTCAGGTTACGCGTCGGATCTGCTCAGTGACGTGCTTGCAAAGGCAAGAAACGGCGCCATCTGGGTGACCAATCAGAAGCATATCAACATAATTGGGGTTGCCGTAATGCTTAACCTGGCGGGAGTTGTGATCGCAGGTGGCATCGACCCCGAGCCAAACACAGTGACAAAAGCAAAAGTGGAAAACGTTGCTTTATATACAACGGATATGTCGCTCTACGAACTGGTGGGCAAGCTCAACGAGATGGGTATACGGAGTTGCTGA
- a CDS encoding [Fe-Fe] hydrogenase large subunit C-terminal domain-containing protein has protein sequence MLKVDNQQYFHSVHLMEDKCKGCVNCIKRCPTEAIRVRDGKAHIIEARCIDCGECVRICPNQAKIVVADTLNELNGYKYNVALPAPAIYGQLREGIDPRLVMAALLSIGFDHVVDVAFAADLVGKKIREAISAPSEIRPFISSACPAVVRLVQVRFPNLIEHILPVLSPMRAAANIARNQVAEKTSLDLKDVGVWFISPCPGKVSAINEPAGTGENTISGAIPIAEVYPLIREKINHCPEELDRIVADSKPGSGLGLGWARSGGENQSIGGSRQIAVDGIHSVIQILEDVERGKLSDIDYIEAQACVGGCVGGVLTVENSFITRRRVRILATESADRLDGVLRDKIACEALENEDWFRHDKPIEPRPTLKLDDDMATAIRKMEQMEKIVEDLPGLDCGSCGAPNCRALAEDVVRGLANEMDCIFKLREKVRQLAVEMMELAEKAPPAMGHVEKKAEIENAIGEHSAKAEPDTNK, from the coding sequence ATGCTTAAGGTCGATAATCAGCAGTATTTTCACTCCGTCCATCTGATGGAGGACAAGTGCAAAGGGTGTGTGAACTGCATCAAGCGGTGCCCGACCGAGGCTATCCGTGTGCGTGACGGCAAGGCTCACATCATAGAGGCCCGCTGCATAGACTGCGGCGAATGTGTGCGAATCTGCCCGAACCAGGCGAAGATAGTCGTAGCCGATACGCTCAATGAGCTAAATGGCTACAAATATAACGTGGCGCTGCCGGCTCCCGCGATCTATGGGCAGCTTCGCGAAGGAATTGATCCGCGGCTCGTTATGGCCGCTCTGCTATCGATCGGCTTTGATCATGTTGTAGATGTGGCTTTTGCTGCTGACCTTGTAGGCAAAAAAATTCGCGAGGCGATCAGTGCGCCGAGCGAGATCAGACCGTTCATATCATCGGCATGCCCGGCAGTTGTTCGGCTGGTCCAGGTGAGGTTTCCGAACCTGATCGAGCATATTTTGCCGGTGTTGTCACCCATGCGGGCTGCAGCCAATATTGCGCGAAACCAGGTTGCCGAAAAGACGAGTCTTGATCTTAAAGACGTAGGTGTCTGGTTCATCAGTCCATGCCCGGGCAAGGTCAGCGCCATCAACGAACCCGCGGGTACCGGGGAGAACACCATATCCGGCGCTATTCCAATTGCCGAAGTTTACCCGCTCATTCGGGAGAAGATCAATCATTGCCCCGAGGAACTGGACCGGATAGTCGCTGATTCTAAACCTGGTAGCGGGCTTGGACTGGGATGGGCGCGCTCCGGCGGGGAGAACCAATCTATCGGAGGCTCACGCCAGATTGCTGTGGACGGCATCCACAGCGTGATCCAGATTCTTGAGGATGTCGAACGCGGCAAGCTCTCCGATATCGACTATATCGAAGCTCAAGCTTGTGTAGGCGGATGCGTCGGAGGTGTGCTAACGGTCGAGAACTCGTTTATCACTCGGCGGCGGGTAAGAATTCTTGCAACCGAAAGCGCGGACAGACTCGACGGAGTCCTTCGCGACAAAATTGCTTGCGAGGCTCTCGAAAACGAGGACTGGTTCCGTCACGATAAGCCTATAGAGCCGAGGCCGACACTTAAGCTCGATGATGACATGGCTACGGCTATCCGCAAGATGGAGCAGATGGAGAAAATAGTCGAAGACCTGCCGGGCCTGGACTGCGGAAGCTGCGGCGCTCCGAACTGCCGCGCTCTTGCCGAGGACGTAGTCCGGGGGCTTGCAAATGAAATGGACTGCATTTTCAAGCTTAGGGAGAAAGTCCGACAGTTGGCTGTAGAGATGATGGAACTGGCCGAAAAAGCCCCGCCCGCGATGGGGCATGTAGAAAAGAAGGCGGAAATAGAGAATGCTATTGGCGAACATAGCGCAAAAGCTGAACCTGACACCAATAAATGA
- a CDS encoding ATP-binding protein — MHFVFEVQGGDFNKAGDASSKVKKILQQIGSDSAVVRRVAVACYEAEMNVVIHAHHAFVTLDADINQVMIVVEDEGPGIEDIEMAMTPGFSTAPDYVREMGFGAGMGLPNMKNCSSQMEITSRRGVGTTVRMVFDNA; from the coding sequence CTGCACTTTGTTTTTGAAGTACAGGGAGGCGATTTCAATAAGGCGGGGGATGCTTCCAGCAAGGTCAAGAAGATCCTCCAGCAGATTGGCTCGGATTCCGCTGTTGTCCGCAGAGTCGCGGTTGCCTGCTACGAAGCTGAGATGAACGTCGTGATCCACGCTCACCACGCGTTTGTTACCCTGGATGCGGATATCAATCAAGTCATGATCGTTGTGGAGGATGAAGGTCCCGGAATCGAAGACATCGAAATGGCGATGACTCCCGGTTTTTCGACGGCTCCCGATTATGTCAGGGAGATGGGTTTCGGAGCGGGTATGGGGCTACCTAATATGAAAAACTGCTCGTCGCAGATGGAGATCACATCGCGCAGAGGCGTAGGCACAACGGTGCGCATGGTATTTGACAATGCTTAA
- a CDS encoding DUF1559 domain-containing protein has protein sequence MKRRGFTLIELLVVIAIIAILAAILFPVLSSAKEKGRQTQCLNNLKQMALGIQQYVQDNNGGSPIHYPFLYPTLYDFQGVNLAASNAGRLDVDVTKGGLFQYVRNTKVYKCPSDKRKSVEPGTAANGTRGSISNISYSMNKDIGTLPGAVPPELGGDDPRGTMKLEPATAGRSSKIMLLMQEDAGSMNDSYCEYNGDIPGDVHNKGTNVAYADGHVKYGDKKQLMSERANWAPNPAYQKHTIPKPK, from the coding sequence ATGAAGAGAAGAGGGTTCACACTAATTGAGTTGCTGGTGGTTATTGCCATCATCGCTATCTTGGCGGCAATACTCTTTCCCGTTCTTTCAAGCGCAAAAGAGAAGGGAAGACAGACTCAATGTCTGAACAACTTGAAGCAGATGGCACTGGGCATCCAGCAGTATGTGCAAGATAACAATGGGGGGTCACCTATTCATTATCCATTCCTATATCCTACCCTATATGATTTTCAAGGTGTTAATCTCGCGGCGTCTAATGCCGGAAGGCTTGATGTAGATGTAACAAAGGGTGGACTTTTCCAATATGTCCGCAATACAAAAGTATATAAGTGCCCTTCCGACAAAAGGAAAAGTGTTGAGCCTGGAACAGCGGCAAATGGCACCCGCGGTAGTATTTCAAACATATCTTACTCTATGAATAAAGATATCGGCACACTTCCCGGTGCGGTTCCGCCTGAATTGGGTGGAGATGATCCAAGAGGTACTATGAAGCTTGAGCCCGCTACAGCAGGTCGTTCATCAAAAATTATGCTTCTTATGCAAGAAGATGCTGGTTCAATGAATGATAGCTACTGCGAGTATAATGGAGATATTCCAGGTGATGTTCACAACAAAGGGACAAATGTTGCATATGCTGATGGCCATGTGAAGTACGGCGATAAGAAACAGTTGATGAGTGAGAGAGCCAACTGGGCGCCCAATCCGGCCTATCAGAAGCACACCATACCTAAGCCAAAATAA